The nucleotide window CAGCAATCGCAACGCGATACGTCAATCGTGTGCCCTGTCCGAGCAAAGATTGGCCTGAACTCACTCGAATTCAGCATGCAGTTAACTTGGCAAAAGAATACAACGTTAATGGCGCGTTGATTATTCAGAACAAATTCTGCGACCCCCATGGCATCGAGATTCCGCCATTGAAAGATGCTTTAGACGAGGTTGGAGTGCAAACATATCCGCTGGAGTTCGATGTCACCGTGCCGTGGGGCCAGTTCCGAACTCGAGTGGAAGCGTTTCTTGAAACATTAACTGGATTGGAGGAGTTGTTCTAAATTGGCATCAACAGTCAGTGTGAAAGAATACCCAAGCGAACCCTTGAAATGCTGGGACCAAGCCAAGAACTTGCGCAAAAATTACTACGAGGATTACTTGCACGCGCACGAGAAGGGTGGCCTGCGTTGGGCTGGAGGCGCTTGGTCGTTCAGCAGCATACCAGCAGGGTTAGGTGAAGACGTTTACTGCTTAACAGGTGAACCCTATGGTGCGACGATTGCTTTCTTTAAAGACTTCGCGGCTAAATGCCATGACGCGACTGAAGCCGCGGGTTTTCCGCGCACTTTGTGTGCTTACATGCGCAACTATTGGGGCTCAATCCTACTCGACAAATACGTACTAACAGATGGCACAGTGATTGACGGCTATCCGCCGCCAGACTTCATCTGGCAAGACCACATCTGCTGCAGTCACGGCAAGTGGTATCAGCTTGTCAAATGGCTAGAGAAGAAAAGAGGCAAAGACGTGCCAATGTACTGCGTAGACGTTTCAGTAGGCTATCCATCAGATTTCACACCTGAAGAAGACTACAAAGTGGACTACATTGTGGGGCAACTCAGCGATGGCATTGAATGGCTTGAAAAAGTGACTGGACGCAAATACGACGACCACTTGCTCTGTGATGCCGTCTGGAACGAAATGAACTCAACAGCTTTGTGGGCTGAAGTCTGCGCTTTGAACCAAGCTGTGCCCGCACCGCTAGACGAGAAAACCATGTACTCGTTGTATGTTATGGGTACATTGATGAAGCACAGACCTGAATGCGCAGCTTTCTATCAGACTTTACGCGACGAAGTCAAAGATCGCATTAAACGCGGCATCGCTGCAGTTTCAACGGAACGGTTCAGAGTCATAACTGATACGCAGCCTCCATGGGGTTTCTTAAAAATCTTCAGGGAAATGGAGAAATACGGCGCCGTGTCAGTCGGCTCTCTATACACATTCGGCTTGATAGGCATGTGGCAATACTTGCCAGACGGTACATGGACACCCAAACCCGTGCCGCCTAAGAAGCCTCTAACACGAGATGAAGCTCTGCAAGCCATTGTGCGTTGGACAATGCACAAGCCGGAGTGGGCGCATTTCTACCAGCCTGAATTGAAGACTAAGATGATGGAGAGCATTGCCAAGCAGTGGAAAGTTGACGCAGTACTGCTTCATTACAACCGAGGTTGTGAAGGCTTGAGCGTGCACATAGCGGAAAACAGACTTGGCCTAATGCAAGGAAGGGTTCCAGTGTTTCCGTTTGAGGGCAACATGGGCGACGAACGGGACTTCGATTTGACAGGAACCATGGCGCGGTTGACAACGTTCTTTGAAAGCATGGGACTGAAGAAACTAAAGGAGTGAATTGAAAAGCAATGATAACTGCTGGAGTTGATGTCGGAGCAAAATACGCCAAAGTCGTAGTTCTCAAGGACGGGCAAGTAGTGGCTAGAACTAAGGCGCTTGTGGGATTTGACCTTCTAAAGTCCGCCACAGATGTTTTTGAGACTGCTTTGAAAGAAGCAGGAGTCTCACGAGGAGACATACAGAGAGTTGTGGCTACTGGCATGGGCAGAAATACTGTTGTTCAGAAGCCGCCAATTAACGCGGATGAGGCGGTTTCAGAAGTAGTGTCCGCTGCTGCAGGCGCATACTACATTGTGCCCACGACAAAGACTGTTATCGATGTAGGTGCCGAAGAAGGCAGAGGAATCAAAGTTGAAGGCGGCAAAGTTAGAGACTTCGTTATCAACGAACGCTGCGCAGCAGGAGCTGGAACCTTCATCGAGGCTATGGCCCGAGCCCTAGAAGTCAAGGTTGAAGAAATGGGACCGCTGGCACTGAAGTCAGCTAACACCATACCCATGAATGCGCAGTGCTGTGTCTTCGCCGAGTCGGAAGTAGTATCGCTCATTCATTCAAAGATTTCCAAAGAAGACATTTCGAAGGCTATTCATGACGCCGTTGCGGGACGAATCAGCTCAATGGTCTTGAGAGTTGGGGTGGAAAAGGATGTTGTCCTCATCGGCGGCGTCGCGCTGGACCCAGGGTTCAAACCACCGTTAGAGAAGGAGCTTAAAGCCAACATAATAGTTCCCGACTATCCTGAGTACGTGAGCGCGCTAGGAGCTGCCGCAATAGCGGCTAACACAGCAAGGTGAAAGCCAGATGGCACAAACTGAAGCAAAGTCGCAAGAGTATTGGCGGTGGCCCGAGTACAGACAGACTATTCCTGATAGAGATTGGCGCAACGCAAGCGCGTTGACAGCTGGCGTGGACATCGGCTCAGTTGGAAGCAAAGCAGCAGTTCTTGCCGACGGTGAACTCTATGCCTACGCTGCAATGAGAACGGGCGGCGTAAGCGAAGCAACAGCGGTCAAAGCAATCGCTTGGGCTCTGGAAGGCACTGGATTGGAGGTAGGAAAGCTAAATTACGTTGTAGGAACAGGCTACGGTCGAGTTAATGTTCCGTTTGCCAAGAAGACCATCACCGAAATAGCCTGCCACGCAAGAGGAGCACACTACATTTACGGTTCAACCGTGCGCACTGTCCTCGACATAGGTGGACAGGACTGCAAAGCGATACGCTGCGACGACAAAGGTAAAGTGGTATCGTTTCTCATGAATGACAAATGCGCTGCGGGTACAGGTCGAGGTTTGGAAGTCTTCGCCGATCTAATCAGCGTGCCCATTCAAGATGTGGGCAAGGTTTCACTGAACGTTGACCAAGAGCCGCCGCCCGTAAGCAATACATGCGTCATATTCGCTAAAGCCGAGGCGCTTGCACTCTTACGCCAAGGCTGGTCTAAAGAGAAGGTTGCAGCTGCCTATCACGCGGCTATGGCTGACCGAATCGTTGACCTGCTGAGTCGAGTTGGCGTTGAAAAGGATTTTGTCATCACAGGCGGAGTTGCCAAGAACATGGGCATCGTCACCCGACTTGAGAAAATCCTGAAGATAAAGCCTCTTGAGCCCAAGATGGATCCGATATTGGCTGGAGCATTGGGTGCCGGCTTGTTCGCCAAGGCTCTTTACGAGAAGGAACAGGGGCTACGCTAGGTGAGAGCTAACTACGGATACAAAGACGGCTCAGGCGACTACTTCATAACAATAGACACTGACAAATGCAACGGATGCGCTAAATGCGTCGAAACCTGCCCCTATCACGTTTTAGAAATGGTGCCAAACGAATTCGACATTGAAGGCGACCCAATGGCTGCAGTGAAAGAAGAACACCGCAAGAAAATCAAATACAGTTGCGCTCCGTGCAAACCGATATCTGGAGAAAGAAAACTGCCCTGCGTACTAGCCTGTCAACCCAACGCTGTAGAGCACTCTTGGTAATAGAATACGTGCCTTAGCTGGCAAACATTCATGGAAACAGTAAGCTTCTTTGTCAACAACATCCAGGTAAAAGCGGCTCAAGGCTCTTCAATCCTAGAAGCAGCCCGAAACGCTGGAACATACATTCCTTCCCTGTGTTATCATCCCGACTTGCCACTTTCCCGTAGACTAAAATCCGGGAGCACGGTTTTTCGAGCGGGCGAGCAGATCGTAGGCGACGCTCTGGAGAAGGAGTTTGAGGGTTGCAACCTCTGCCTAGTCGAAGCCGACGGTCAACCCGATCTCGTTCCTTCGTGCGACACAATGGTCATGGAAGGAATGCGAGTTCACACCGATACTGATCGCGTTCGCGAGGCTAGACAAGAGAAATTGATGCGAATATTAGCTAAACATCCACATGCTTGCCTCACCTGCGCTCAGAAAGAGGGCTGTACCCGCGAGCCGTGTTCCACCAACGTGCCTGTAGCTGAACGTTGCTGCAGCAAGTTTGGCAACTGCGAACTCGAGAAAGTTGCTGAGTACGTCGGCATAAGGGTGGACACACCACGCTTCTTGCCAGCTGATTTAGCAGTTGACAAAGACGAACCCTTGTTTATCCGAGACTACAATCTCTGTATCAACTGCACGCGCTGCGTCAGAGCATGCCAAGAACTGCGCGGCGTCAAAGCACTAGCTTTTGCGTATCGTAACGGTGAAGCGTTTGTAGGCTCAGTTGCGCCTTCACTGAAAGAGTCTGACTGCAAGTTCTGCGGAGCCTGCGTTGAAGTTTGCCCAACAGGCGTATTGATGGACAAAAACGTCAAAGCGGGCGAGCGAGAACAAAACCTTATTCCATGCAAGTATGCATGCCCAGCGCACATAGACGTGCCACGATATATCAATCTCATCGCTCAAGAACGCTATGCAGATGCAGCTGCGGTTGTTAAAGAGAAAGTGCCCTTTGCAGCCGTCCTAGGACACGCTTGTGCACGACCGTGCGAAAAGGTGTGCAGAAGCCGCGAGATCAATGACGCAATCGCGATCTGTGCCTTAAAGAGATTCGCAGTCGATAACGCAAGTGAGCTTCAGCAGACTGTTACACCTAAAGCTCCATCCACAGGCAAACGTGTTGCCATTATTGGTTCGGGGCCAAGCGGATTGACCGCAGCTTATTACTTGGCCAAGCTAGGGCACTCGGTAACCGTCTTCGAAGCTATGCCTAATCTTGGCGGCATGATGCGTTATGGCGTCCAAGAATATCGCTTACCCGAAAGCGTTCTTCAAAGGGACCTGCAGAGTATTCTTCAATTGGGTGTTAACGTGAAGACTAACGCTCCAATTGGAGAGTCATCGTCAATAGAGCGACTCCAAGCGCAAGGCTACAACGCCATTCTCATAGCCATTGGCTTGCAGAAAAGCAGAATCTTGAACGTGGAGGGCTCAACCAGCCCAGATGTCTTAGGCGGTCTGGACCTTCTTCGCGATGTGCGATTGGGCAAGGAAGCCAAGGTGAAACAACATGTCTTGGTCGTAGGCGGCGGCAGCGTCGCGGTAGATGTTGCGTTGACGGCACAGAGATTGGGCGCGAGACATGTGGATTTAGTGTGCTTGGAGAAATGGGAGGAGATGCCTGCTTTTCCATGGGAGCTTGAGCAGGCTGTTGAAGAACGTGTGGACATTCATAATTCTTGGGGAGTTAGGCGAGTCACAGTCGACGGAGATCGAAGGGTTACGGGCATTGAACTTGTTCGCTGTATGTCAGTTTTCGACAAAGACGGCAGATTCAACCCATCGCTTGATGAGTCAACTACCAAGACTAAGCCAACTGACATGATTGTTTTTGCAATTGGTCAGGCATGTGACCTGAAGGGACTTGGAGACGCCAACCTACTCAAATCGACAAAGTCTGGAATCCTTGAAGTGAATGAATCCACTCTGCAGACTAGCATTGCTGGCGTGTTTGCATGTGGTGACGTTGTGAAAGGCCCCGGTTCGATCGTGGACGGTGTTGCGCTTGGCAGAAAAGCAGCTGAATCCATCGACAGATACCTAGGTGGCCGCGGCAACATCGAAGAAACGCTGGCGCCATTTGAGCTGGCTTGTCCGTGGCTTGGGCGTGAGGAAGGTTTCGCGTCTAAATGCCGTGCAGTTATGCCTTGTCTCCCTGTTGATAAACGTATAGGAAATTTCGCTGAAGTGGCGCTGGGCTTCGATGAGAAAACCTCTGTCAGCGAGGCCAAGCGTTGCCTGCGCTGCGACTTGCGATTGCAGATTAAGCAGCCTATGTTGCCGCCTGAAAAATGGATAAAGTTTGACGCGGAAAACGTGGCTAAGGTTCCAGCTTGTGAAGGGGTGTTTCAACTTCTCGACGATCAGAAGATGGTGGTTTACATTAAGGGCGCAATAGACCTGCACAGGGAAATGGAGGAGCAAGTTGCAGCAAACAAAGAAGCAAAGTACTTCTTGTACGAGGAGGCAAAGATGTTCACAATGCGTGAAAGCGAGCTGCTGCAACAGTTTATGAAAAAATACGGTAAAATGCCTAAACAAAATGTTGGACTGGAAGAAGACCTCTACTGATGCCAGGTTGAGAGTCTACTGAGCTGAGCAGTCAAAAGACCATGGAAGAAACGTCGCTATTCACTAATGAACAGGTTCAAAAGCAGACCCAAAATCTTGTCTCTTATGTGTGGAAGCACCCTTACTGCTTCGTTTCCGCGTTCAGTCAATGCATAAACTGTTGTTCCTTGCGAGTTCTCGGTTTTCACAAGACCGTCTTTTTCCAAGGTGCCAAAATGGGAACTGACTGCGTTTGAGCTCAAAGATACGCAAAACCTTCTCTGAGCAAAATCGATGACATCGTGGCAGCTTAGCGAGCGCTTGCGCATTTCCAGCAGGATTACCAAGTCTAAAAAGTCTTGGACGATTCTGTCGTGAACCTTACCTAGAATCTCAGACTCCACGGTGGGGGCACCGAACACAGTTCTAGAAGACAATTACATATAAGTTTTATTTATGTTGAAGATAACTGAATCTTTGCGACAAATATAAAAGGAGGTGACATGTTTTGAACTTGAAAATGGTGATTCTTTCACACTGGAAGATGCTGCTGTTGGTGGCTCAGTTTAGCCTGCTCGTTGTATCTATTGTCACCATAACGCCTTTAGGAGACCCAATAGATGACCCCATTTGCCCAGGCTAACGAAAAGGATACAAACAGTAACGTACAATGTATCGCTAGCAAAAATCGGTCAAGGGAGAAAAAATGCGGAACAAATTGGACATGCTCGATGCTAGAATAATAGAAGGCCTCGCACAATACGGACCGAGAAACACAAGCGAAATCGCTAGAAAACTCAGGCTGCCTAGGGGAACAGTAGCTTCCAGAATAAGACGCATGTCTCCCCTCTTTAATTTAAGAACGCACGCAAGCGTTTATCACACAAACATAGGATTGAAGAAAACAGTTGTTTTTGCGCAAGCCGCCCCGGGTCAAGAGGAACTGCTCTTCAACTGCATGAAAATGAACGATTTCTACATATACATAAGTCGATGCTACGGAATGTTTGAAGGATGCCTAGGAATTTACATTACCCCTGTCGAGCAATCTAGAGGATTCGAACATTTCATCGAAGAAATCAAAGACCTGAGAGTTGCCCAGAAGGTAGAAGTACTCTGGTCAACCTGCTTCCACACAGTCAACCCGACAACCAAATGGTTTGACAAAACATCCGAGGAATGGATTTTTCCATGGAGCAAATGGATTTACGAAATAGCGACTCAAGGAAGCCAATTGCCATATACACTTGTCGATCCTAAAGCTTTTCCAATAAGAGCCGACGCAACCGACTTGTTCATTCTTAAGGAATTGGAGAAGGACGCCACTATCGACTTGGTGAACATTGCAAGGAAGTTGGGAACGACTCTGCAGAATGTTCGTCACCATTATACAATGCATGTGTTGAAAAGGGGATTAGTTGAGACCTTTCAAGTAGGCATAGCTCCATTTGACAGGGCAATATCTGATATGTTGTTTTTTGTTTTCAGATTCGAAAGCATGGAGAAAATGGCTAAATTCGCACGGTCGCTGCTGGATAAGCCATTTGTTTACATCGTGGGCAAGATACTTGGTGAAAGCGCCATAGTCTCGCAAGTATGTCTTCCTCGCCCTGAATTCAGGAACTTCGTGGATAGCCTGTCGAAACTTGCTCGAGCTGGCTATCTGGTCAGTTATGATTACGTGTTTCAGGACTTGAGTCCAGGAAAATGGTCGCGACAGACGATTCCGTATGAGCATTTCGAAAATGGATCTTGGGTATACGACAATGAAAAGCATATTCGAAATGTAAGGGAAATCGTGGAGAGCAACCTCAAAACGTTGAACGCTTCGACTGTTTAATCTTTATAGACGTTTCCAGTAGTATCACTAGAGGAACCAGTCTTGAGTCTACGTTGCGGCGGAGGCAAAGAAAAAGAAGAAGAGTTGAAGAAACAAGGCTGGACTAGGCAATTCGTCACCGATGAGCCGCGTCTCAGCGAAGCCGTTGAACTATATCAAGAAATAGGCTACGAGGTTCATCTCGAAGACGCAACCATGGACGAAATCAATCAAATATGCGCAAACTGTCTTCCAGCCGACTGCAACAAGTATAAAATAATCTATATTCGGAAAGTCGGAAATAAACGCTGAAGAGATGGGGAACCTTGAAAACGAGTCTCCAGGCGCTTTCGCGTTTTACTACGAGGATTCCCAGGGACCCCTCCTGCAACTGCATTTTCTGACGCGCCAATATCAGCAGGCCGCTGCAGAACGAGGAAGAATTTTGGTCCTCTTCAGAGAGAGTGTTCCTCGTAGTAAACAACTCAGCCGGCGCTGGATCCAGCCGCGTCGACGTCTCCTGTTTTGACCATCCTGTTGTGTAGGTGTACCTGCGACCCTATATAATCACAGCATTGGGCTGATGTTGAAAACGCCATCATCGGCAGCTCGAAGGCGCCCAAAACCACGGCTATTTTCATGAGGACACCAAAATCGGCGCTGAAAAGAATGTTCCCCACGATGATTACGAAGAACCGAAACAACGTCACTAGAAAGAGAATTCATGAACCGAGGGCAGGGGAACGGAGAACCGAATTACTACGAGGACCTAACGTGGCGTCTGCCCCTGTTGAAGACTGAGAAAAGAGAGAATTCGAGCTAAATACGTGAAACAAGCGTATTCTGAAGCAGAATGTAGATTCTGACAACACGCTGTCCTTTTTCTGTCGTTAGGTATCTATTCGCTTCTTTCAATAGTAGACCTTGAGAGAGAAGCCACTCCTCATAGGTCTGAAACTGAAAGAAAGACAGACCAACCTCATACCTCACTTGCGTCTTCAGTCGAGGCTCTGAACAGAACGTCAGAATTCCGATGCTGATTTCGAGTTTTCCCCTCATTTTCAGAGCCTCTCGTAGGGCTGTCGTTTTCTCGTTGGCTGTGTCGAGCCACGCACAGCACGACTCCGTTTCTGCGCATGGCGTTCATGGTGAAAATCCATCAATGCGCAAAGTCGCTTTTGCGGTTGAGTTTTTTCACCATGCCACAAGCCCCAGAAATTAGAAAATATATGAAGATATGTGTTAAATGAAATTAACAAATAATAGGACAAATTACGGTAATTTGTTTAGGTATCTGATGGGACTGAGAGATCCTAGATTTCCCATGGGACTCAGTGAATTCACCTGACTTCCCTCAGTCTACTCCCCTAGAGGACTGACTCTAAGCTAAGCTAAGGCAAGAACAAAGGCGAAACGCTGAGGGAGAAAAGCCTTAGATAAGCGTCTTCTATTTCCGGCTTTCGTCATCATTGAGCAGCTTCAAAAGCGCACAAAAGGCCTCTTAAAAGCTTAAGAGAGCCTCTTTCTCCTTTTGCACTCAGTTTTTTCTGAAAATGGCTTTCTGGGGCTTGAAAGGATTGTGAAGGCTAATAGACGCTTAGAAAGGGTCTTTGCGCTCCTTTTCGTTCCTATTGTGTTTTTGCTTTCGCCGACTTAAAATCGCCTAAGCCTGCCTTTCAGAAGCCTTCAAAGGGTTCTTTATCTGAGGCAATAAGGCTCCTTTCTTAAGCGCATTCAGTTGCTTTTTTCTAGGCTTTCTGTCTCTATGCTTGCAGGATAGTGAGGCTGTTGATAAGGGCCAAAGGCGCGGCTTTGGCGAGTCTCCTGGAGCTTTTTCGCTGAGGCTTCTGAGGACTTGCTTTCGGAGCATGACCATTACTACGAGGATACCCCGGTCTCTGTGAACTCAAGGCGCCTGTGGGGATCAGCAGCTCGAGGACGGGCCCCCCTCGACTTTTCCGGGCGAGTCTTCCAGGGCTTTCTGCGAATTCCGACTCATAACAAGGCTTTTAAACACTCCATCTCACAGAGTTTTTTGATTAGAATGACTGAAGATAAGAAAGAAGAGAAGAAAGGCATAGACATAGCAGACTGGGTTAAACTTATTGGTTACGTAGCGGCGATTTTGGTGGCTAGCACAAGTTTGCTCAGTGCTAGTGGAAGTATTCCATCATTGTGGTTTGATTTTTCATTTACTTTCTTAATAGGGCTTATCTTGTCTGTGCCAGTTATGATTTTTGCTAAACCTATATCTAAGAAGATTAAAGGAGTAAGATTCGAGAGAAAAAGAGACGCAATTGCACAGAAGCATTTCCTAGAGTTCGAGAATCTAGTTGAAACTGCCAGAAGATTCAACAGTCCAATAAGGGACACGTTAAATAATCTGAAAAATCATTATGCCAATGAAGTTAAGAGTTCACTGGCTCGTTTTACATTGGAAAGTTACCCCGACTCAGAAATCACAAGTGCCTTCTCTATTATTCAGAAGGAACTTAAAGAATCAAGAAAGACCTTACGGGACCTTTCGCTTATAATGAGGCAATTTGAACTGGTTCTGGAAACGTATAAGAAGTATCTGAAAATCACGGAAGAGTTTGTCCATGAGATGATGAGCCTCACAGGAAAGCCAATAGCCAAAGGTTTTGAAACGGAGTTTGAGAGTTTCAGAGAGAAATACAACTACTTTGTCAAAGACTTCAAACAATACTGTCAGAAAGTAAATCAAGAAATTGGAGAAATAGAGTTACCAGAATGGGCTGTTGACCACATCAAGAAGTGGTAGTGAACCTCTTGAATGGTGAGTTGACTCTTGCTTTCTTTACACTTGTCGGCGTATTGATTGGATACCTATTAAACCATTTCTTGACGCTAAGAGAAAAAAGCGTGATTAGAGAATTTGAGGTAAGGAAAGAAGGCAAAGAGTTCTATCTTCCACTTTACGGATTCATTGCACAACTTGCAGATTTAGTGATTGGTTACGTGACTGCACAGAAAAAGGGGAAGGCTCAACTAATCGTTAAAGAAGGCTACAATTATCTTGATTCGAATGAGGTGCTTAAGCGATACAATCAAGCCTATGAGGATTTTACGAAATTCTTGGGCAAGTCGAGAACCAGTGGTTTTGAATTGTTTATTCCATTAGAATTGTCAAGTTTGATGGAAGACATTTTAGGCTATTCCACTCTTTTCTATGAACAGCACACATGGGATTTTAAGACAGCAGAACACTTCGCCAAGAAAACAGACTATGCTATGAAGAGAATGGAAGAACTTCTAGGTCTGAAAAGGACCTCGCTGAAAGAAACGTTATTAAAAGTCGGGAAATTGTTACTACATTGGGGATATTAACTTGCCAGAAAGTAAGGATGAAGAAGAAGGAAGAATCGAGCGAGAGAAACGTAGAGCACTTCGCTCAGAGGAAATTGAACTCAAGAAAGCCCGTATTCGTTCAGAAGCAACACTTAACCTAAAAGAGGCAAAAATCAGGTCACAAGAAGCCGAGAAAAGAAAGACAGAAGCACAGAGGGAAAGTGAGAAAGAATCGAAGTGAACAGAATGCCAGAAGAGCAGATAGAAAAGAAAGAAGTGAAGTTGCAACGCATTCGTTCAAAAGAAGTAGAATCTCAAAAACTGCTTCTAAAGTCGTCTGAAGTTGGCATAGACACTGCACTAAAGTCTTCTAAGGTTGAAGAGTCAAAGTCGAAAGCCAAAGAAGAATCAAATAGAAGAGAG belongs to Candidatus Bathyarchaeia archaeon and includes:
- the bzdO gene encoding benzoyl-CoA reductase, bzd-type, subunit O; translation: MASTVSVKEYPSEPLKCWDQAKNLRKNYYEDYLHAHEKGGLRWAGGAWSFSSIPAGLGEDVYCLTGEPYGATIAFFKDFAAKCHDATEAAGFPRTLCAYMRNYWGSILLDKYVLTDGTVIDGYPPPDFIWQDHICCSHGKWYQLVKWLEKKRGKDVPMYCVDVSVGYPSDFTPEEDYKVDYIVGQLSDGIEWLEKVTGRKYDDHLLCDAVWNEMNSTALWAEVCALNQAVPAPLDEKTMYSLYVMGTLMKHRPECAAFYQTLRDEVKDRIKRGIAAVSTERFRVITDTQPPWGFLKIFREMEKYGAVSVGSLYTFGLIGMWQYLPDGTWTPKPVPPKKPLTRDEALQAIVRWTMHKPEWAHFYQPELKTKMMESIAKQWKVDAVLLHYNRGCEGLSVHIAENRLGLMQGRVPVFPFEGNMGDERDFDLTGTMARLTTFFESMGLKKLKE
- a CDS encoding acyl-CoA dehydratase activase, with product MITAGVDVGAKYAKVVVLKDGQVVARTKALVGFDLLKSATDVFETALKEAGVSRGDIQRVVATGMGRNTVVQKPPINADEAVSEVVSAAAGAYYIVPTTKTVIDVGAEEGRGIKVEGGKVRDFVINERCAAGAGTFIEAMARALEVKVEEMGPLALKSANTIPMNAQCCVFAESEVVSLIHSKISKEDISKAIHDAVAGRISSMVLRVGVEKDVVLIGGVALDPGFKPPLEKELKANIIVPDYPEYVSALGAAAIAANTAR
- a CDS encoding acyl-CoA dehydratase activase, producing the protein MAQTEAKSQEYWRWPEYRQTIPDRDWRNASALTAGVDIGSVGSKAAVLADGELYAYAAMRTGGVSEATAVKAIAWALEGTGLEVGKLNYVVGTGYGRVNVPFAKKTITEIACHARGAHYIYGSTVRTVLDIGGQDCKAIRCDDKGKVVSFLMNDKCAAGTGRGLEVFADLISVPIQDVGKVSLNVDQEPPPVSNTCVIFAKAEALALLRQGWSKEKVAAAYHAAMADRIVDLLSRVGVEKDFVITGGVAKNMGIVTRLEKILKIKPLEPKMDPILAGALGAGLFAKALYEKEQGLR
- a CDS encoding 4Fe-4S binding protein, translated to MRANYGYKDGSGDYFITIDTDKCNGCAKCVETCPYHVLEMVPNEFDIEGDPMAAVKEEHRKKIKYSCAPCKPISGERKLPCVLACQPNAVEHSW
- a CDS encoding FAD-dependent oxidoreductase, giving the protein METVSFFVNNIQVKAAQGSSILEAARNAGTYIPSLCYHPDLPLSRRLKSGSTVFRAGEQIVGDALEKEFEGCNLCLVEADGQPDLVPSCDTMVMEGMRVHTDTDRVREARQEKLMRILAKHPHACLTCAQKEGCTREPCSTNVPVAERCCSKFGNCELEKVAEYVGIRVDTPRFLPADLAVDKDEPLFIRDYNLCINCTRCVRACQELRGVKALAFAYRNGEAFVGSVAPSLKESDCKFCGACVEVCPTGVLMDKNVKAGEREQNLIPCKYACPAHIDVPRYINLIAQERYADAAAVVKEKVPFAAVLGHACARPCEKVCRSREINDAIAICALKRFAVDNASELQQTVTPKAPSTGKRVAIIGSGPSGLTAAYYLAKLGHSVTVFEAMPNLGGMMRYGVQEYRLPESVLQRDLQSILQLGVNVKTNAPIGESSSIERLQAQGYNAILIAIGLQKSRILNVEGSTSPDVLGGLDLLRDVRLGKEAKVKQHVLVVGGGSVAVDVALTAQRLGARHVDLVCLEKWEEMPAFPWELEQAVEERVDIHNSWGVRRVTVDGDRRVTGIELVRCMSVFDKDGRFNPSLDESTTKTKPTDMIVFAIGQACDLKGLGDANLLKSTKSGILEVNESTLQTSIAGVFACGDVVKGPGSIVDGVALGRKAAESIDRYLGGRGNIEETLAPFELACPWLGREEGFASKCRAVMPCLPVDKRIGNFAEVALGFDEKTSVSEAKRCLRCDLRLQIKQPMLPPEKWIKFDAENVAKVPACEGVFQLLDDQKMVVYIKGAIDLHREMEEQVAANKEAKYFLYEEAKMFTMRESELLQQFMKKYGKMPKQNVGLEEDLY
- a CDS encoding AsnC family transcriptional regulator — its product is MRNKLDMLDARIIEGLAQYGPRNTSEIARKLRLPRGTVASRIRRMSPLFNLRTHASVYHTNIGLKKTVVFAQAAPGQEELLFNCMKMNDFYIYISRCYGMFEGCLGIYITPVEQSRGFEHFIEEIKDLRVAQKVEVLWSTCFHTVNPTTKWFDKTSEEWIFPWSKWIYEIATQGSQLPYTLVDPKAFPIRADATDLFILKELEKDATIDLVNIARKLGTTLQNVRHHYTMHVLKRGLVETFQVGIAPFDRAISDMLFFVFRFESMEKMAKFARSLLDKPFVYIVGKILGESAIVSQVCLPRPEFRNFVDSLSKLARAGYLVSYDYVFQDLSPGKWSRQTIPYEHFENGSWVYDNEKHIRNVREIVESNLKTLNASTV